A DNA window from Piliocolobus tephrosceles isolate RC106 chromosome 9, ASM277652v3, whole genome shotgun sequence contains the following coding sequences:
- the LBX1 gene encoding transcription factor LBX1: MTSKEDGKAAPGEERRRSPLDHLPPPANSNKPLTPFSIEDILNKPSVRRSYSLCGAAHLLAAADKHAPGGLPLAGRALLSQTSPLCALEELASKTFKGLEVSVLQAAEGRDGMTIFGQRQTPKKRRKSRTAFTNHQIYELEKRFLYQKYLSPADRDQIAQQLGLTNAQVITWFQNRRAKLKRDLEEMKADVESAKKLGPSGQMDIVALAELEQNSEATAGGGGGCGRAKSRPGSPVLSPSAPQAPGAGPLQLSPASPLTDQPASSQDCSEDEEDEEIDVDD; the protein is encoded by the exons ATGACTTCCAAGGAGGACGGCAAGGCGGCGCCGGGGGAGGAGCGGCGGCGCAGTCCGCTGGACCACCTGCCTCCGCCTGCCAACTCCAACAAGCCGCTGACGCCGTTCAGCATCGAGGACATCCTCAACAAGCCGTCTGTGCGGAGAAGTTACTCGCTGTGCGGGGCGGCGCACCTGCTGGCCGCCGCGGACAAGCACGCGCCGGGCGGCTTGCCCCTGGCGGGCCGGGCGCTGCTGTCGCAGACCTCGCCGCTGTGCGCGCTGGAGGAGCTCGCCAGCAAGACGTTTAAGGGGCTGGAGGTCAGCGTTCTGCAGGCAGCCGAAG GCCGCGACGGGATGACCATCTTTGGGCAGCGGCAGACCCCTAAGAAGCGGCGAAAGTCGCGCACGGCCTTCACCAACCACCAAATCTATGAATTGGAAAAGCGCTTTCTATACCAGAAGTACCTGTCCCCCGCCGATCGCGACCAAATCGCGCAGCAGCTCGGCCTCACCAACGCGCAAGTCATCACCTGGTTCCAGAATCGGCGCGCTAAGCTCAAGCGGGACCTGGAGGAGATGAAGGCCGACGTAGAGTCCGCCAAGAAACTGGGCCCCAGCGGGCAGATGGACATCGTGGCGCTGGCCGAACTCGAGCAGAACTCGGAGGCCACAGCCGGCGGTGGCGGCGGCTGCGGCAGGGCCAAGTCGAGGCCTGGCTCTCCGGTCCTCTCCCCAAGCGCCCCGCAGGCCCCGGGCGCTGGCCCCCTGCAGCTCTCGCCTGCCTCTCCGCTCACGGACCAGCCGGCCAGCAGCCAGGACTGCTCGGAGGACGAGGAAGACGAAGAGATCGACGTGGACGATTGA